In a genomic window of Lysobacterales bacterium:
- the oah gene encoding 6-oxocyclohex-1-ene-1-carbonyl-CoA hydratase, translating into MKNHHLLDSYSYRDILVEKRPLRDANGQPVEGLYNAWILLNNPSQLNSYTTQAVKELILAFREASCDRSVVAVVFSAVGDKAFCTGGNTKEYAEYYAGNPQEYKQYMRLFNDMVTTILLCDKPVINRVNGMRIGGGQEIGMACDFTLAADTARFGQAGPKHGSAPDGGSTDFLHLFVGMTRAMESCTLCEHWSAHTAAAIGLVNKIVPVLRKPDGNFMSNPMVSLDAHDAWGNPAYGAFKSGAARESAKAAMAECSTDFALLDAEVEAMAYKLSLTMPDCLAKTIESVRKKKLEHWQRNCETNRSWLALNMMTEARAGFRAFNEGPKHQREVDFHELRRALAAAQPWDDAMLARILPTA; encoded by the coding sequence ATGAAAAACCACCACCTGCTCGACAGCTACAGCTACCGCGACATCCTCGTCGAGAAGCGGCCCTTGCGCGACGCCAACGGCCAGCCGGTCGAAGGCCTGTACAACGCCTGGATCCTGCTCAATAACCCGAGCCAGCTGAACTCCTACACGACGCAGGCGGTGAAGGAACTGATCCTCGCCTTCCGCGAGGCCTCGTGCGATCGCAGCGTGGTCGCGGTGGTGTTCTCGGCGGTCGGCGACAAGGCCTTCTGCACTGGCGGCAACACCAAGGAGTACGCCGAGTACTACGCCGGCAACCCGCAGGAATACAAGCAGTACATGCGCCTGTTCAACGACATGGTCACGACCATCCTGTTGTGCGACAAGCCGGTGATCAATCGCGTCAACGGCATGCGCATCGGCGGCGGCCAGGAAATCGGCATGGCCTGCGACTTCACCCTCGCCGCCGACACCGCACGCTTCGGCCAGGCCGGCCCCAAGCACGGCTCGGCCCCGGACGGCGGGTCGACCGACTTCCTGCACCTGTTCGTCGGCATGACCCGCGCGATGGAGTCCTGCACCCTGTGCGAGCACTGGTCGGCGCACACCGCCGCGGCCATCGGACTGGTCAACAAGATCGTGCCGGTGCTGCGCAAGCCCGACGGCAACTTCATGTCCAACCCGATGGTCTCGCTGGACGCGCACGATGCCTGGGGCAACCCGGCCTACGGCGCGTTCAAGAGCGGTGCCGCACGCGAATCCGCGAAGGCGGCCATGGCCGAGTGCAGCACCGACTTCGCCCTGCTCGACGCCGAAGTCGAGGCGATGGCCTACAAGCTGTCGCTGACCATGCCCGACTGCCTCGCCAAGACCATCGAGTCGGTGCGCAAGAAGAAGCTTGAACACTGGCAGCGCAACTGCGAGACCAACCGCTCGTGGCTGGCGCTGAACATGATGACCGAGGCGCGCGCCGGTTTCCGCGCCTTCAACGAAGGCCCGAAGCACCAACGCGAAGTCGACTTCCACGAACTGCGCCGTGCACTCGCCGCCGCGCAACCGTGGGACGACGCGATGCTCGCACGCATCCTGCCCACGGCCTGA
- a CDS encoding enoyl-CoA hydratase/isomerase family protein — protein MDLLKLALNEHHDGQVLEVALHAPKANILDAAMMAELRTVLAAERAPSKRKAIVLGGSGAHFCYGASVPEHEASQVGAMLPQFHALIDDLLSHPLPVLARVSGFCLGGGFELALACSLMFADDTARFAVPEIQLGVFPPVAAVLLPQLGAGALGTRMVLSGETVDAAELDRRGLLAARSASGELAGTIDAWIAQHLLPRSASSLRLAHRAVRAPLLAHYRQHIGAAERLYLDDLMATHDANEGIAAFLAKRAPVWTDA, from the coding sequence ATGGACCTGCTCAAGCTCGCGCTCAACGAACACCACGACGGCCAGGTGCTGGAAGTGGCGCTGCACGCGCCCAAGGCCAACATCCTCGACGCCGCGATGATGGCCGAGCTACGCACCGTGCTTGCCGCCGAACGCGCGCCGTCGAAGCGCAAGGCGATCGTGCTCGGCGGCAGCGGCGCGCACTTCTGCTACGGCGCCAGCGTGCCCGAGCATGAGGCCAGCCAGGTCGGCGCGATGCTGCCGCAGTTCCATGCCCTGATCGACGACCTGCTGTCGCACCCGCTGCCGGTGCTGGCGCGGGTGTCCGGCTTCTGCCTCGGCGGCGGCTTCGAGCTGGCACTCGCCTGCAGCCTGATGTTCGCCGACGACACAGCGCGCTTCGCGGTGCCGGAGATCCAGCTCGGCGTGTTCCCGCCGGTGGCGGCGGTGCTGCTGCCACAACTCGGCGCCGGCGCGCTCGGCACACGAATGGTGCTGTCCGGGGAAACAGTGGATGCCGCCGAGCTCGATCGTCGCGGCCTGCTCGCGGCGCGCAGCGCCAGCGGCGAACTCGCCGGCACGATCGACGCCTGGATCGCGCAACACCTGCTGCCGCGCAGCGCCTCCAGCCTGCGCCTCGCGCACCGCGCCGTGCGCGCGCCGCTGCTCGCCCACTACCGCCAGCACATCGGCGCCGCCGAACGCCTGTACCTCGACGATCTCATGGCCACGCACGACGCCAACGAAGGCATCGCCGCCTTCCTCGCCAAGCGCGCACCGGTCTGGACGGACGCCTGA
- a CDS encoding TetR/AcrR family transcriptional regulator, protein MDAVTACTNSSCPDDIVAECAALMAREGYHGTSMRDLARGTGRSLSGLYHHFRSKEELLYLINQRGFSSLLANAAGLRDAYRTQPPRSREARAASAALLCDLIGAHLGYFGSHLNEMRVLTFGTQAMSSAHGDAIRALKQRYAEIVQFAVGEYIAARRAPAANDEIERKSYLLFGMMNWIFGWYSFDEHGSVEALAEEIYLTFTKGCAAPRATTTQDA, encoded by the coding sequence ATGGACGCCGTGACCGCCTGCACCAACAGCAGCTGCCCGGACGACATCGTCGCCGAGTGCGCCGCGCTGATGGCGCGCGAGGGCTACCACGGCACCAGCATGCGCGACCTCGCGCGCGGCACCGGGCGCAGTCTGTCCGGCCTGTACCACCACTTTCGCAGCAAGGAAGAGTTGCTCTACCTGATCAACCAGCGCGGCTTCTCCTCGCTGCTCGCCAACGCCGCCGGCCTGCGCGACGCCTACCGCACGCAGCCGCCGCGCAGTCGCGAAGCGCGCGCCGCCAGCGCCGCGCTGCTGTGTGACCTGATCGGCGCCCACCTCGGCTACTTCGGCAGCCACCTCAACGAGATGCGCGTGCTCACCTTCGGCACCCAGGCGATGAGCTCGGCGCATGGCGATGCGATCCGCGCACTCAAGCAGCGCTACGCCGAGATCGTGCAGTTCGCGGTCGGCGAGTACATCGCCGCGCGCCGCGCGCCGGCGGCCAACGACGAGATCGAGCGCAAGAGCTACCTGCTGTTCGGGATGATGAACTGGATCTTCGGCTGGTACTCGTTTGACGAACACGGCTCGGTCGAGGCGCTGGCCGAGGAGATCTACCTGACCTTCACCAAAGGCTGCGCGGCGCCACGCGCGACCACCACCCAGGACGCATGA
- a CDS encoding TetR/AcrR family transcriptional regulator, with product MVEPAAYLPADERRAATVDTVLALAAESNPGEITTAAIAKRMNVTQGALFRHFPSKEAIWQSVMEWVADRLDARLERAAAAAPTPLAALRGMFLQHVAFVAEHPGVPRMMFGELQRAAPTPAKRVAAAMLGRYGERVRVLLEQAQAQGEVADEVDTKAAAVLFIGMIQGLVMQSLLAGEPGRLQTQAPALFVLYERSLRRQP from the coding sequence ATGGTCGAACCTGCTGCCTACCTGCCCGCTGACGAACGCCGTGCCGCAACCGTGGACACCGTGCTTGCGCTTGCGGCCGAGTCCAATCCGGGCGAGATCACCACGGCAGCGATCGCCAAGCGCATGAACGTGACCCAAGGCGCGCTGTTCCGGCATTTTCCGAGCAAGGAAGCGATCTGGCAGTCGGTGATGGAATGGGTCGCCGACCGTCTCGATGCGCGCCTGGAGCGTGCCGCCGCCGCAGCGCCGACGCCGCTCGCCGCATTGCGTGGGATGTTCCTGCAACACGTCGCCTTCGTCGCCGAGCATCCCGGCGTCCCGCGGATGATGTTCGGCGAACTGCAGCGCGCGGCGCCGACCCCGGCCAAGCGCGTCGCCGCAGCGATGCTCGGCCGCTACGGCGAGCGCGTGCGCGTGCTGCTCGAACAGGCGCAAGCGCAAGGCGAAGTGGCCGACGAGGTCGACACCAAGGCCGCGGCCGTGCTGTTCATCGGCATGATCCAGGGACTGGTGATGCAATCGCTGCTCGCGGGGGAGCCCGGGCGCTTGCAGACGCAGGCGCCGGCGCTGTTCGTGCTCTACGAGCGCAGCCTGCGGAGGCAGCCATGA
- the bcrB gene encoding benzoyl-CoA reductase subunit B translates to MNAEVQKEESMVLQKKMIGEHFETLSKAGESGRKVVYTFVPGNLNELILAFDLLPVHPEVNALQSGMRKLSGDYIQEAEKQGHSEDVCTYVKCDIGMLKKGNIGPTGEKLPPPDLLLLSYTGCFTFMKWFELLKQEYGCPVVMLQVPYQAEGKITASQREFVARQLRDVVVPALEQVSGKKLDEDRLKELLASSARAEDDLVYVWESAKHKPSPIDAYFGGVYYIGPIFTAFRGLPSCEAYYRELRREVDYRIAHGMGPTTPEGELRQQKYRIVVEGPPNWTSFRDFWKIFHDEGVVMVASTYTKVGGLYEQGFRHDPARPFETLAEYCLGCYTNRNLPARVDIIAKYVEEYEADGILFNSIKSCNSFSAGQLMMLRELEKRTGKAGAFIESDLVDPRYFSAANIKNRLESYFQMLEAKRQAA, encoded by the coding sequence ATGAACGCCGAAGTCCAGAAAGAAGAAAGCATGGTGCTGCAGAAGAAGATGATCGGCGAGCACTTCGAGACACTGTCGAAGGCCGGCGAGAGCGGGCGCAAGGTGGTCTACACCTTCGTCCCCGGCAACCTCAACGAGCTGATCCTCGCCTTCGACCTGCTGCCGGTGCACCCCGAGGTGAACGCGCTGCAGTCGGGCATGCGCAAGCTCTCCGGCGACTACATCCAGGAAGCCGAGAAGCAGGGCCACTCCGAGGATGTCTGCACCTACGTCAAGTGCGACATCGGCATGCTCAAGAAGGGCAACATCGGCCCGACCGGCGAGAAGCTGCCGCCGCCCGACCTGCTGCTGCTGAGCTACACCGGCTGCTTCACCTTCATGAAGTGGTTTGAGCTGCTCAAGCAGGAATATGGCTGCCCGGTGGTGATGCTGCAGGTGCCCTACCAGGCCGAAGGCAAGATCACCGCGAGCCAGCGCGAGTTCGTCGCGCGCCAGCTGCGCGACGTGGTGGTACCGGCGCTGGAGCAAGTGTCCGGCAAGAAACTCGACGAGGACCGCCTCAAGGAACTGCTGGCCAGCTCGGCGCGCGCCGAGGACGACTTGGTCTACGTCTGGGAATCGGCCAAGCACAAGCCATCACCGATCGATGCCTACTTCGGTGGCGTCTACTACATCGGCCCGATCTTCACCGCCTTCCGCGGCCTGCCCTCGTGCGAGGCCTACTACCGCGAGCTGCGCCGCGAGGTTGACTACCGCATCGCCCACGGCATGGGCCCGACCACGCCCGAGGGCGAACTGCGCCAGCAGAAATACCGCATCGTGGTCGAAGGTCCGCCGAACTGGACCAGCTTCCGCGACTTCTGGAAGATCTTCCACGACGAAGGCGTGGTCATGGTCGCCTCGACCTACACCAAGGTCGGCGGTCTCTACGAGCAGGGCTTCCGCCACGACCCGGCGCGGCCGTTCGAGACGCTGGCCGAGTACTGCCTCGGCTGCTACACCAATCGCAACCTGCCGGCGCGCGTCGACATCATCGCCAAGTACGTCGAGGAATACGAGGCCGACGGCATCCTGTTCAATTCGATCAAGAGCTGCAACTCGTTCTCGGCCGGGCAGCTGATGATGCTGCGCGAACTGGAGAAGCGCACCGGCAAGGCCGGCGCCTTCATCGAGAGCGACCTGGTCGACCCGCGCTACTTCAGCGCCGCCAACATCAAGAACCGCCTCGAATCCTACTTCCAGATGCTGGAAGCCAAGCGCCAAGCCGCATAA
- a CDS encoding benzoyl-CoA reductase subunit A: MDCCYIGIDLGSTTTKAVFLDEHERIMGRGITNSRSNYALACQVAREEAEINARFGLLRKKLEASTSIGALAEPLMAVLACNYALAQHLEQLKALHAECQEVAHAHALPQPELANVGLALDRIFSALATQAELDFHPGSTAASDFFRDLATSQYLKQATAVTRELPVSFDRLVGLFDAAIIRVENHSFAGLYREYLEFATARATADARFAPFAAEIAAAVKETAELRFTVLNIVGTGYGRLTLPFAREQIRSEILCHGLGAHYMFPDTRTVLDIGGQDTKAIQVDGDGIVTGFQMNDRCAAGCGRYLGYIADEMSIGVHELGPLALQSKKPVKINSTCTVFAGAELRELMSLGEKREDILAGLHRAIVLRAMSLLARSGGVDSEFTFTGGVARNQAVTSSLEKLVFENYGKMKINISTDSIFTGAVGAALFAKRDPKGVMADLEVSQLAKNPDCGIAATCSA, translated from the coding sequence ATGGACTGCTGCTACATCGGCATCGACCTCGGCTCGACCACGACCAAGGCGGTGTTCCTCGACGAACACGAACGCATCATGGGCCGCGGCATCACCAACTCGCGCAGCAACTATGCGCTCGCCTGCCAGGTGGCGCGCGAGGAAGCCGAGATCAACGCCCGCTTCGGCCTGCTGCGCAAGAAGCTCGAAGCCAGCACCAGCATCGGCGCGCTGGCCGAGCCGCTGATGGCGGTGCTGGCCTGCAACTACGCACTCGCCCAGCATCTGGAACAGCTGAAGGCGCTGCACGCCGAGTGCCAGGAAGTGGCGCACGCGCATGCGCTGCCGCAACCCGAACTGGCCAACGTCGGGCTGGCGCTTGATCGCATCTTCAGTGCACTGGCGACCCAGGCCGAGCTCGACTTCCACCCCGGCAGCACCGCCGCCAGCGACTTCTTCCGCGACCTCGCGACCAGCCAGTACCTGAAGCAGGCGACCGCGGTGACTCGCGAACTGCCGGTGTCGTTCGACCGCCTGGTCGGTCTGTTCGACGCCGCCATCATCCGCGTCGAGAACCACAGCTTCGCCGGGCTCTACCGCGAGTACCTGGAATTCGCGACCGCGCGCGCCACCGCCGACGCGCGCTTCGCGCCGTTCGCCGCCGAGATCGCCGCCGCGGTCAAGGAAACCGCGGAGCTGCGCTTCACCGTGCTGAACATCGTCGGCACCGGCTACGGCCGCCTGACGCTGCCGTTCGCGCGCGAGCAGATCCGTTCCGAGATTCTCTGCCATGGCCTCGGCGCGCACTACATGTTCCCGGACACGCGCACCGTGCTCGACATCGGCGGTCAGGACACGAAAGCGATTCAGGTCGACGGCGACGGCATCGTCACCGGCTTCCAGATGAACGACCGCTGCGCCGCTGGCTGCGGCCGCTACCTCGGCTACATCGCCGACGAGATGAGCATCGGCGTGCACGAACTCGGGCCGCTGGCGCTGCAGTCGAAGAAGCCGGTCAAGATCAACTCGACCTGCACCGTGTTCGCCGGCGCCGAGCTGCGCGAGCTGATGTCCCTCGGCGAAAAGCGCGAGGACATCCTCGCCGGCCTGCATCGCGCCATCGTGCTGCGCGCGATGTCGCTGCTCGCGCGTTCCGGTGGCGTCGACTCCGAATTCACCTTCACCGGGGGCGTCGCACGCAACCAGGCAGTCACCTCGTCGCTGGAGAAACTGGTGTTCGAGAACTACGGAAAGATGAAGATCAACATCAGCACCGACAGCATCTTCACCGGCGCCGTCGGCGCGGCGCTGTTCGCCAAGCGCGACCCCAAGGGCGTGATGGCCGACCTCGAGGTCAGCCAGCTCGCCAAGAACCCCGACTGCGGCATCGCCGCAACCTGCAGCGCCTGA
- the bcrC gene encoding benzoyl-CoA reductase subunit C, translating to MGTQDIIDRCERIYRDLDFGYVHEWKARTGGKAVGFMPVYVPRELIHAAGILPVGIMGGGDDVEIIRGDAYFQSYICHIPRSTVELGLAGKLDVLDGMLFPAICDVIRNLSGMWQMMFAHKYVRYLDFPQTFNDAGREFYRAEMAELLVDLEALSGIQATPERLNASIALYNANRRALAELYDLRSAEPQRVPTSELYLLLRAGNVLEVSEHTAMLQQYLAAARVSQRPLRDNVRVVASGLFCEQPPLSMVRAMENSGCYIVDDDWVLGARYQLHDTATGANPLGAIVDAYMSDTVATATRYVEGDDKGAFLVEQVRSRHAEGVIFAAASFCDPALLDRPMGQKALADAGIPYTAFTYSENTGQVQVIKEQAGTFADSIKLWGAVA from the coding sequence ATGGGCACCCAGGACATCATCGACCGCTGCGAACGCATCTACCGCGACCTCGACTTCGGCTACGTGCACGAATGGAAGGCGCGCACCGGCGGCAAGGCGGTCGGCTTCATGCCGGTGTACGTGCCGCGCGAGCTGATCCACGCCGCCGGCATCCTCCCGGTCGGCATCATGGGCGGCGGCGACGACGTCGAGATCATCCGCGGCGACGCCTACTTCCAGTCCTACATCTGCCACATCCCGCGCTCGACCGTCGAACTCGGCCTCGCCGGCAAGCTCGACGTGCTCGACGGCATGCTGTTCCCGGCGATCTGCGACGTCATCCGCAACCTCTCCGGCATGTGGCAGATGATGTTCGCGCACAAGTACGTGCGCTACCTCGACTTCCCGCAGACCTTCAACGACGCCGGCCGCGAGTTCTACCGCGCCGAGATGGCCGAGCTGCTGGTCGACCTGGAGGCGCTGTCCGGCATCCAGGCGACGCCGGAGCGGCTGAACGCATCGATCGCGCTGTACAACGCCAACCGCCGCGCGCTCGCCGAGCTCTACGACCTGCGCAGCGCCGAGCCGCAGCGGGTGCCGACCAGCGAGCTGTACCTGCTGCTGCGCGCCGGCAACGTGCTCGAAGTGTCGGAGCACACCGCGATGCTGCAGCAATACCTCGCCGCCGCGCGCGTTAGCCAGCGCCCGCTGCGCGACAACGTGCGCGTCGTCGCCAGCGGCCTGTTCTGCGAACAGCCGCCGCTGTCGATGGTGCGCGCGATGGAGAACAGCGGCTGCTACATCGTCGATGACGACTGGGTGCTCGGCGCGCGCTACCAGCTGCACGACACCGCGACCGGCGCCAACCCGCTCGGCGCCATCGTCGATGCCTACATGAGCGACACCGTCGCCACCGCCACGCGCTACGTCGAAGGCGATGACAAGGGCGCGTTCCTGGTCGAACAGGTGCGCAGCCGCCATGCCGAGGGCGTGATCTTCGCCGCCGCGAGCTTCTGCGACCCGGCCCTGCTCGACCGGCCGATGGGACAGAAGGCGCTGGCCGATGCCGGCATTCCCTACACCGCATTCACCTATTCCGAAAACACCGGCCAGGTCCAGGTCATCAAGGAACAGGCCGGCACCTTTGCCGATTCGATCAAGCTCTGGGGAGCCGTGGCATGA
- a CDS encoding ABC transporter permease, which produces MISLAGRDILHAWGKFAFTGVGLGLLVGVTLTMAGVYRGMVDDAKVLLDNSGADLWVVQQDTLGPYAESSSLPDDTWRSIRNLQGVARVANVTYLTMQVRTVAPTPPREVRAMVVGISADGVGQPGHPGYLVAGRHLTRSHYEAVADVATRFQLGDRVRIRRNDYTVVGLTRRMVSSGGDPMLFVPIKDAQAAQFLKDNDAILRSRERTAQNPALNRPGVPGLLDAVLATQSVNASVNAVLVQVEAGADPEAVAAPIRRWKRFTVYTRAQMQEILIAKLIATSAKQISMFLVILAVVSAAIVAFIIYTLTMDKIREIAVLKLIGARDRTIAAMILQQALGLGVIGFVVGKISATVWAPYFPKYVLLEPGDALRGFIAVLLICIVASALAIQAALKVDPAEAIGG; this is translated from the coding sequence ATGATCAGCCTGGCCGGTCGCGACATCCTGCATGCCTGGGGCAAGTTCGCCTTCACCGGCGTCGGGCTCGGCCTGCTGGTTGGCGTCACGCTGACCATGGCCGGGGTCTATCGCGGCATGGTCGACGACGCCAAGGTGCTGCTCGACAACAGCGGCGCCGACCTCTGGGTGGTGCAACAGGACACGCTCGGTCCGTACGCGGAATCCTCCAGCCTGCCCGACGACACCTGGCGCAGCATCCGCAACTTGCAGGGCGTGGCGCGCGTCGCCAACGTCACCTACCTGACCATGCAGGTGCGCACGGTCGCGCCGACGCCGCCGCGCGAGGTGCGCGCGATGGTCGTCGGCATCAGCGCCGACGGTGTCGGCCAGCCCGGCCATCCGGGATATCTGGTGGCCGGGCGTCACCTCACGCGCAGCCACTACGAGGCGGTGGCCGATGTCGCCACGCGCTTCCAGCTCGGCGACCGTGTTCGCATTCGCCGCAACGACTACACCGTGGTTGGTCTGACCCGACGCATGGTGTCCTCCGGCGGCGACCCGATGCTGTTCGTGCCGATCAAGGACGCGCAGGCGGCGCAGTTCCTGAAGGACAACGACGCCATCCTGCGCAGCCGCGAGCGCACTGCGCAGAACCCGGCGCTGAACCGGCCGGGCGTGCCCGGGCTGCTCGATGCCGTGCTCGCCACGCAATCCGTCAACGCTTCGGTCAACGCGGTGCTGGTGCAGGTCGAGGCCGGTGCCGATCCGGAGGCCGTGGCCGCACCGATCCGGCGCTGGAAGCGGTTCACCGTGTACACGCGCGCGCAGATGCAGGAAATCCTGATCGCCAAACTCATCGCCACCTCGGCGAAACAGATCAGCATGTTCCTGGTGATCCTGGCGGTGGTCAGCGCCGCCATCGTCGCTTTCATCATCTACACCCTGACCATGGACAAGATCCGCGAGATTGCCGTGCTGAAGCTGATCGGCGCCCGCGACCGCACCATCGCCGCGATGATCCTGCAACAGGCGCTCGGCCTCGGCGTGATCGGCTTCGTCGTCGGCAAGATCAGCGCCACGGTGTGGGCGCCATATTTTCCGAAGTACGTGTTGCTCGAACCCGGCGACGCGTTGCGCGGATTCATCGCGGTGCTGCTGATCTGCATCGTCGCCAGTGCGCTCGCCATCCAGGCTGCACTCAAGGTCGATCCGGCGGAGGCGATCGGTG
- the had gene encoding 6-hydroxycyclohex-1-ene-1-carbonyl-CoA dehydrogenase, producing MFFVAGGQPLERREFEIPAPGAGDVVVQVAGCGLCHTDLGFLGGAVKTKHELPLVLGHEISGTVIAAGEGCAQLLGRKVVVPAVLPCGDCDLCRAGRDNICQRQRMPGNDFNGGFASHLAVPARFLCALPDDLGGFPLAELSVVADAITTPYQSVLRSGLAAGEVAIVVGVGGVGLYLVQHARNRGAHVVAIDIDVGRLAAASAQGAELAVDAKAIEERDLRKHIREFCKARGYADTRWRVFETSGTAAGQRSAYSLLSFAGTLGVVGFTMDKTELRLSNIMAFDADVFGNWGCRPAHYPAVVADVLAGRIEVRRNVRQFALTEINAVIADANAHRLDARAVLVP from the coding sequence ATGTTTTTCGTCGCCGGTGGGCAGCCACTGGAGCGGCGCGAATTCGAGATTCCGGCGCCGGGCGCGGGCGACGTCGTGGTGCAGGTCGCCGGGTGCGGGCTGTGCCATACCGACCTCGGCTTCCTCGGCGGCGCGGTCAAGACCAAGCACGAACTGCCGCTGGTCCTCGGCCACGAGATTTCCGGCACCGTGATTGCGGCCGGCGAGGGCTGCGCGCAACTGCTCGGACGCAAGGTGGTGGTGCCGGCGGTGCTGCCGTGTGGCGACTGCGATCTGTGCCGCGCCGGGCGCGACAACATCTGCCAGCGCCAGCGCATGCCGGGCAACGATTTCAACGGCGGCTTCGCCAGCCACCTGGCGGTGCCGGCACGCTTCCTGTGCGCGCTGCCGGACGACCTCGGCGGCTTCCCGCTGGCCGAACTCAGCGTCGTCGCCGATGCCATCACCACCCCCTACCAATCGGTACTGCGCAGCGGGCTTGCCGCCGGCGAAGTCGCGATCGTGGTCGGTGTCGGCGGTGTCGGCTTGTACTTGGTGCAGCACGCGCGCAACCGCGGCGCGCACGTGGTTGCGATCGACATCGATGTCGGCCGCCTCGCCGCCGCCAGCGCGCAGGGCGCAGAACTGGCGGTCGATGCCAAGGCCATCGAGGAGCGCGATCTGCGCAAGCACATCCGCGAGTTCTGCAAGGCGCGCGGTTATGCCGACACGCGCTGGCGCGTGTTCGAGACTTCCGGCACCGCCGCCGGCCAGCGCAGCGCGTATTCGCTGCTCAGCTTCGCCGGCACGCTCGGCGTGGTCGGCTTCACCATGGACAAGACCGAGCTGCGCCTGTCCAACATCATGGCCTTCGACGCCGACGTGTTCGGCAACTGGGGCTGCCGACCCGCGCACTACCCGGCGGTGGTCGCCGACGTGCTCGCCGGTCGCATCGAGGTGCGCCGCAACGTGCGCCAGTTCGCGCTGACCGAAATCAATGCCGTGATTGCCGATGCCAACGCGCACCGCCTCGACGCGCGCGCCGTACTCGTTCCCTGA
- a CDS encoding efflux RND transporter periplasmic adaptor subunit, whose product MNWLRQRRRALGIGALVLATLALFAWVALRSGPLAPVSVTIAKVELRALQPSRFGIGLVEARYTHRIGALAPGRLARIEVQPGDHVIAGQMLGEIDPVDLDDRVQAQTAAAARAAAAARATVAQVGEAAARRELARQQAQRYEELQARRLVSAEVVDTRRGELAAATAAWTAAVAAGDAAAREQERLVAELAALRAMRGNLRLIAPVAGLVTRREVDVGSTVVAGQSVVEIVEPDQVWVHARFDQQRAAGLRAGLDAEVVLRSLGTQPIAAQVVRIEPVADAVTEEVLVKLAFKTTPQPLPPLGELAEVTVALAPTAVGPVIANASLQRVDGRLGVWLVENGHLRHQAVTIGDSDLEGMVQVRAGLRGGETVVVHSQRALAAGSRIRIVERLLASAP is encoded by the coding sequence ATGAACTGGCTGCGCCAACGTCGGCGCGCGCTGGGGATCGGCGCCTTGGTCCTGGCCACGCTGGCGCTGTTCGCTTGGGTGGCCCTGCGCTCGGGACCGCTGGCGCCGGTGTCGGTCACGATCGCGAAAGTCGAGCTGCGTGCGCTGCAGCCGTCGCGCTTCGGCATCGGCCTGGTCGAGGCGCGTTACACGCACCGCATCGGCGCGCTCGCGCCCGGGCGGCTGGCGCGCATCGAGGTGCAGCCGGGCGACCACGTCATCGCGGGGCAGATGCTGGGCGAAATCGATCCAGTCGATCTGGACGACCGCGTGCAGGCGCAGACCGCCGCCGCCGCGCGCGCCGCCGCGGCCGCGCGCGCCACCGTTGCACAAGTCGGAGAGGCCGCGGCGCGGCGCGAACTCGCGCGCCAGCAGGCGCAGCGCTACGAGGAATTGCAGGCGCGGCGCCTGGTCAGCGCCGAAGTCGTCGATACGCGCCGGGGCGAACTCGCTGCCGCGACTGCCGCCTGGACCGCCGCTGTTGCCGCGGGCGATGCCGCTGCGCGCGAACAGGAGCGCCTGGTCGCGGAACTCGCGGCGCTGCGCGCGATGCGCGGAAACCTGAGGCTGATCGCGCCGGTGGCCGGTCTGGTCACGCGACGCGAGGTTGATGTCGGCAGCACCGTCGTCGCCGGACAGTCCGTGGTCGAGATCGTCGAGCCGGACCAGGTCTGGGTACACGCGCGCTTCGACCAGCAGCGCGCGGCTGGCCTGCGTGCCGGGCTGGATGCCGAGGTCGTGCTGCGTTCGCTCGGCACGCAGCCGATCGCGGCACAGGTGGTACGCATCGAGCCAGTAGCCGATGCAGTCACCGAGGAGGTGCTGGTCAAGCTCGCGTTCAAGACCACGCCGCAACCGCTGCCACCGCTCGGCGAACTGGCCGAGGTGACGGTCGCGCTGGCGCCGACCGCGGTCGGGCCGGTGATTGCGAACGCCAGCCTGCAGCGCGTCGACGGGCGACTGGGCGTCTGGCTGGTCGAGAACGGCCACCTGCGTCACCAAGCGGTGACCATCGGCGACAGCGACCTCGAAGGCATGGTGCAAGTCCGCGCCGGACTGCGCGGCGGCGAGACCGTGGTCGTGCACAGCCAGCGCGCGCTCGCCGCCGGCAGTCGCATCCGCATCGTCGAGCGCCTGCTTGCATCGGCGCCATGA